Below is a window of Rhodamnia argentea isolate NSW1041297 chromosome 11, ASM2092103v1, whole genome shotgun sequence DNA.
GGCAAGGCGGATAGTGGTTGAGCCGGACGAAGCTGGTCTGGTCCTTGAAGAAGTCGTCAAACCTGTTCGCGGGCAAGCCCAGGCTCCGAGCTATCAGTCCCATCAGCTCGTGCGCGAGTTTCTCCAATTCTTGTGCGTATTCTTCGCATGCTTCCCTGAATTTTAATAGCCGCAAGAGAATCATTATGGACGGAGCATTGTGTATTTACTGATTCAGATTATATAGGTCGATCCGATCCATCATGCGCCAGCTTCAATGGAAACACCATGTAGTGtagccaaaggaaaaaaagtcatGGAAACACTAACCTTAATCCAGGAGGGTGCTCAGGCCACTGATTGGTCCACTCGATGACACCCTCTTCGCTGTCCTCGTGTGAGGCCGGGACGAGCGTCGGCTCTGTCACGGTGAAGTCGAAGACCTCCTTCCAGTCTCTCACGTTCTTGGTGTGCTCCGTCTCGTAGTACCCCAACGTATTCTTCTCGTCCCTCCGcaccttcctcttctcctccggaCCCTGCGCGAAGAACTCCCTCGCCTCCCGCTCTatcctctccctcttctccGCCACCACCCCATGGTTCACCACCGCGAAGAACCCCCACTTCTTGCACGCCTCCCCTATCTCCGCCACGAGCCCTTCGATGGCCACGGTGTCAGTGACCGCACCGTCCGAGGGTgagtggccggtgagggcgcCGAGCTCGATGAGGGGAATGCCTTCGGCTTGAGTGGCTGCGAGCTTGGGCCTGTGCTCGGCGTCTTGTATGAAGGCCGGATTGACctctcccattttctttttcttgataaagATCGTGAGTTTGATGTTGGGTCAATGTGAGTTTGTGACTGATCTGGAAAGGTCAAACCTTTTCTGTGTTTAGTGCCGTGGTTGATATTGAAGCGGTTATAGAGGAGCCTATTTATAGTGGTAATGGTGGTGGCTGATGCACGATTGAACCTGGACGCGATTGACTGGATGATCTGGGGGCAGCTAAGGAGTGACGAGAATGGTGTCGAGACATGTAGAAAATTATGAGGAGAAATGCAAAATGAGGACATAGAGTTCGTGAATCTTGACGTAAGAGCTTGCATTGCTTATCGAGGTAGTTTTGTTCGTGGCGTTTGTGGTAAATAATTGATTGCTGATTTCATCATATGTTGTTGAAAAGTATTTGACATGTGATACAATGGATgcacaagataatcttgaaccaaatgTGTTTGAACAAAGTGTAATGGACTAGGAACAAGGCAGGGTTCCATGCTATTTCAAAGCGTGATCGGGAGAATtactccaaattttttcttctattgtATATTAATcacttaatttaatttttaagtgTAAATTGATTCTATCTTTATGCTGCGAAAAGACTGATTCTAGGTGTAATGGAACTCTCCCGATAtggaaaatttgagaaaaaaatcttATACTTATTGTATGAacgtcaatttaattataaaccttttaatttggtcaatttaattctaaatcctttgacaatttgtcaatgtagtcattccaatCGAGTTTTAcaaaaaatcgctgacatgaatGCCAATTTTCTTATGTGATATAACTGGCATTAACGTGgtcttttgaagaaaaaaattaattttttctgatttttttgttacATTTACCTTTGCGAGTCCACGGCCTCAGCTGAGGTCGCTGGCCCAAGCGCCCTGTCTTGGCCTTTGCCGGCCATAGTTTACCTCGCAACCCCTCGCCTAGTGGTTGGCAAGGGCGTTGTGGCccttgtcaaaaaaattaaacatgagaagggaaaatagaaaaagatattaaatatatttcaaaaatttgtgatGGGCTAGGCTGTCTCTTCATGATTGTTTGTTGTCCAAATTGGACAGCCCAATTCTCAGCAAAAGGGGAAGAAATTTTCCGATGAAATACTTTTCGTTGGACAATATTTGGACCTCGTGCAGGAATCTGTTGAGTGAATGAGAAACCCAACACGGCATCGAATTCCTGCAAATCAAATCACTTTAGCCTCCGGAAAGAAGGCCATCAACCATGGATTGTGATGCTGAGTTGctgacaggaaaaaaaaataaattatggacggtgaaaatatttttccctttattcattttttataagcaatataaatgattttttttaagtaaacattttttaaatcattcatttttcatgaaataaaggAGAGCCTTATAATGTTTTGAGCTAATAGATGGAACAGTTCACCTGTAACTCTCTTTGTTCGCATACTTTCTAGACGATGCCATCATTCATTTCTCATGAATTTTGATGTATTGTTCCACCGACTTTGCAGTGATTCGTCAAGGCCGGGCTAGTCTTTGGTTgcagattattattattattttggttgaAGTAATAGCCTATTATTAGACCCGtcaaaataagtcataaattcAATATTTAACCCATATATGATGGGCTTAATTGTTATATatgttagttatattcaataaattgctcataaatgagtttaaacaCGATAAGagtgttaaatgggtcataaatgaatcataaatgggtttacaacttATTTATACCTAGCCCATCTTATGCCTCTCtctttgttctctctcttcctcactcACTCCACACTCTCTTCTTAATTTAGATATGAtttttcttagattggattaGATATGGAAGTGATTTAAAAATATGAGTCGGGTCGAGTATAAGTCTCTAGATTTATTAATAAATAGATTATAAAcatatcaaatgaatttatctgtccttaccaaaaaaaaaatgaatttatctGAACTGGATCATTTTTTAATCAGAACCGATCCATTTGTTTGACGGCCTACCTGCGATATATTGACTCTTAGAGTGTATTTCTCCGACTGCCAGCAAGATTTCGATGTAAAAATTATCGCTTTATTCGAATGTGCTATAGTCTCGTCCACAGTGCTACAGTCTCCCACTCCAACTTCCACTTCACAAATGGTGACCGTCTTTCCTTTCATCGATCCTATTTCAAGGGCGATCACTCTGATACCTTGAAATGGTCGATTCTCTCTGTTTGGAGCGCGATAAAGAAGATTCACCTATCGAGAAAAATGAACTTACGAGATCCACAAGATGCAGAGGGTTTTTGTTTAGCGAGATGGTTCGGTGTTGACTAGTGCCAGAAAGGGAGAACCCTCGTTGGCAAACACAATATTTAACAAAACACAGTCACATTTATTACATTCTGCTGCAGAGTTCTCAAGCTGACAATGCTAACTGAAAAGCTTCGGCTACAACAAGCGATAGATGGTCGTCATTTGGAGATTCTAGTGCTAAATCTCATATCCTGAAATGGCGAATCTGGATGTTCTCCACATCGAGCTTCTTGAAGTTGCTTGCTTTTCGGGTGGCGTAGAACTTGCCCCAGTTGTATGGCCTGTACTTTGGAGGGTTGTGCTTATCAGTCAATTCCTTCAGTGGCTGCACCATGGTATAGTGTGGCGGtctgaagaagaagggaatcGAGAACCTCTCTTTCTCCGAGTTCACCGTCACTCTGTGCTCCACGCTCTCGTACGCCTCGTTGCTCCAAACCTTAAACATGGTCAGGAGTTAATTCGTCAAGAACACGGCTTGTTCTATTCCATCACCGACATTCACAAGTACAATTCATATGTATGACCAATGATCATGTATAAAAATCACAGAAATCAATCAAGATATTTTGGTTTGGCTATCACATAAATAATTAGTGATTTCTTAAGAGAGATATCCATAATAATCTTCAAACCCATCAAGCAACTACAGATGATCTTGTATAAAGAACATGCTCGAGTAAAAAAGGATGGATTGTAATCATTAAGCGTGGGCACAACCGGTCGCGGCACAAATGATCTATAAGCAATAAGTTGTGCATATAGAAAGTTCTTTTCTAAATGTGGAACCTGAATAACGTCACCAACATTGATAACAAATGCATTAGGGATGGGCTTGACTTGGACCCATTCCCCAtcactcttcctcttcacctcgaGGCCTCCGACCTCGTCCTGAGCCAGGATGGTGAGCGCCCCCGAGTCCTTGTGGCGGCCCACGCCCAAAGCCAGATGCGGCGCAGGGCACGGCGGATAGTGGTTGAGCCGGACTAAGCTGGTCTGGTCCTCGAAGAACTCGTCAAACCTGTTCGTGGGCAAGCCCAGGCTCCGAGCTATCAGTCCCATCAGCTCGTGCGCGAGTTTCTCCAATTCTTGTGCGTATTCTTCGCATGCTTCCCTGAATTTTAATAGCCGCGAGAGATTTCATTTTGGACGGGCCATTGTGTAGTTACCGATTCAGATTACTTTGATCGACAAGATCCATCGATCATGCGTTAGTGATAGAATCCacaaatattaaaccacaccttTTAGAACAGTTAAGCAGGTTAGCTTCTATTGAAACACCATgaagccaaaggaaaaaaaaaaattcatggaaaCACTAACCTCAATCCTGGAGGGTACTCAGGCCACTGGTTGGTCCACTCAATGACACCCTCTTCACCGTCCTTGTGCGAGGCCGGGACGAGCGTCGTCTCTTGCACGGTGAAGTCGAAGACCTCCTTCCAGTCCCTCACGTTCTTGGTGTGCTCCGTCTCATAGTACCCCAACGCCGTCTTCTCGTCCCtcctcaccttcttcttctcctccaaacCCTGCCCGAAGAACTCCCTCGCCTCCCGCTCTatcctctccctcttctccaCCGCCACCCCGTGGTTCACCACCGCGAAGAACCCCCACTTCTTGCAAGCATCCCCTATCTCTGCCACGAGCCGTTCGACGGCGGTGGAAGCAGCGACAGCACTGCCGTCGGAGGGCGAGTAGCTGGTGAGGGCGGTGAGGTCGATGAGCGGGATGCCTTCGGCTTGTGGTGCGGCGAGCTTCGGCCTATGTTCGACGTCTTGTATGAACGCCGGATCGACCTCTCCCATCTCCTTTTTCTTGATAAGGATCGTGTGAATGATCTTGGGCTAATTGTGAGTTTGTGACTGATCAATTTGCCGTGGGTGATATTGAAGCAGATGTAGAGAGGAGCATTTTTTGTGGTGGTAATGGTGGGGGGCTGATGCACGACTGAATCTGGACGCGATTGAGTGGATAATTCGGAAGTAACGAAGGAGTGACTACGACAGTGTCGGGACATGGGGACAATTATGAGGAGAAATGCAAAATGAGGACATAGAGTTCGTGATTCTTGACGTAAgagcttgcattttttttttggttcggggAGTTTGTGGTAAATGATTGATTCCTGATTTCATCATATTTTTGTTGAATAGTATTTGACAGGTGATACGATCGGTGCACAAGATAATAGTGAACAAAATGTGTTTGAACAAAATGGAATGGACTAAGGACAAGGCAGGTCTCAATGCGATTTCAAAGCGGGATCACCAGAATcattccaaatattttcttcCGTTGCACATACAATGGTCTGGACCAACAAATTACCGAATTAAATTTTCAAGCGCAATGAAACTCTCTCGATAtggaaaaattgagaaaaaaaagtcTTATACCTATTGTATGGacgccaatttagttataaatctctcaatttggctaatttaatcttttgacaatttgtcggTGTAGTCATTCCAATCaagtttgataaaaaatcattgacatgaatGCCGATCTTCTTACGTGACATAGCTGGCGTtaacgtagacaatttttgaagaaaaaattaaaatttcctgatttttgttatatttaccTTTGCTAGTCCACGGCCTCGCCGGAGATTGCCGACCCGTGTGCCCTGTCTTGGCCCTCACCAACCACAGTTGACTTCGCAATCCCTTGCCCAGTAGTCTGCGAGGGCATTGTGGCCCTCATAAAAcataaagatagaaaaaaaataaaacatgaaaaggtaaaatagaaaaaaatatatatattaaatatattgcaaAATTAGTCCATATCAGCATTGATTGCATCACGTAGAATGATTGGTACTCACGTCAGTGATTTCTACTAAAATTGATCAGAATGAACAAATTGTCAAGTTATCAAAAAGTTAAGActttaattgatcaaattaaaaaatttaggattaaattgatatttgCACACTGGatctaagacttttttttgtagGCTCGCCTTTTTTCCATTCCTCATGTGGCGAATACACCGCTTTATTTAGGGTTTTGACCATTTTGTCCCTTACTTTTTCACCTTTCAGCATGCTAGTACCACGCAGACTCAAATGTGGGGCCCATTTGTTGTCCCTATTAggctatttttcatttgtttcttttcgCAAAACCCATCTTGTTCAACCTTCTCCGTCGTCCTCCTCTATTGGTTCTACGGTTACTTTCTTCTACCCCGCTCTCGTGCCAACCAAGTGTTTGATAGAATTCCCCTTGAAGTCTTTACCGCGTGCTTTTTCCTAGTTTCTGgtatggagtttttttttttttttccttttatttgtttgttgcTAGTGTTGTTCTACTTGTATTGGAGTCTTTCTCTCGTGCGGGAGCATCTTCAGGGTCGTCCTCCTTCGCACTCCGAGGGTGTTTGCATGACCATAACCAGATCATGGCATAGCGAAAGCCAAGCGGATGATCTCAAATGGCGATTCGGCCCACCACCCGCGGATGCGGAAGCAAAAGCACATGAACAAGTTCTCAAATGGTCATCCTCAAGCCAGCTTTGATTTCGGCCGTTACTGAGTTTCTCGTAAAACTTGTATATTGCTTTCTCGACGCCTTGTTCAAGTTTGCCGAGTAGCTCGGAGTTCCCAACGGGGATTAGTTTCCGACAAGGATAACTTTCTTACCGCGgtgcaaataataaaaaagccgGAGGTGCAGACCAAAACCGCCCAGTTGGTGACGTGGATGGAGGTCTGGGGGGGAGGGAAATGAAGAAGGCTGGGGAAACTGTTCCAACGCATGAGATCGATGAGAAGAGCGAGAAGGAAAttagaaagagaagaaagaaatagaacaatAGGGACAACAAAAAAAGGGACCCCACATTTGAGTCAGCTTGGTACGAGGATGCGAAAGGTAAGAAAAGTAAGGGATAAAATTGTCAGAACACTAAATAAGGGGAAGAAATTTTCCGATGAAATACTGTTCGTTGGACAATATTTGGACCTCGTGCAGGAATCTGTTGAGTGACTGAGAAACCCAACACGGCATCGAACTCCTGCAAATCAAGTCACGTTAGCCTCCGTGTTGAATTATGTCTTGAGTTCAAACCTTATCATTCGTcgaaaaaatttgatttattcaaaatttggcATATCCTATTCAAATTAGATATGTTTCTTATCTTGAGGGATGATCTCTCCGTAACTATCCAAGAAGATCAAGAATATATATTCACAGTGGAGGGATTTCTTTCTGCCGTACAAAGAAGACCcaatattaattattatatgatTATTGTGGGGGGTAAAAAGGACTTTTGAGGGAAGAAAGAATATATAGTAAAGTATAGGGTTTCTTTCTTTGACTTTTGTCCTTTCATAATTTAAAGAAGAAACAGTCAGTGGTTTTGTTCGTGAATAACAGACCCACGCACTGTAGACTCCGAAAAAGGACGATCCGCAAAACGAAAGAAAGATGAACGCGCAGTGACGTTCTCTTGATAGTGGGGAGGAGCCTTGAACGCGATTGATTTGTGCAGtgagtttattatatccaattgagctgttttatctataaatatttTGGATTTGGGTGTGATTTAGGTGCGGGAAACGTGAGCGTATTTAGCAATTGTAATTGCGATTCTCCGATCATAGTGGATTATTCGAGCTGGCTCTCTCATGGATGTAGGTATCGATATTCAAAtagaaccacgtaatctccagtatcctttattgttcatcgttatttctctaaGCTTTTCGCAttaacttatttgcaagatcttaaTTGATTTTCGtgcgttatattacaacactCCGGAACGAAGGCCATCAACCATGGGTTATGatgctgacaaaaaaaaaatattatcattgaccgtaaaaatattttccattcgtttattttcataatcaatataaataattatttttagaaaaatatttttttaaaccatttatttttcgcgaattaAACAGGAGCCTTACAATGTTTTGAGCTAATACGTGAAACAATTCTCCCGCAACTTCCTGCATGACGCCATCATTCATTACTCATGAATTCCATCAACTTTGCAGTAATTCGCCGAGACGGGTTAGTCTTTGGTTGATGTTTTGGGACAAGAGGAACAATTGGTCAGGTGGCGAAATTAAGTTAAAAAACACGCTTTGGGGTTACACGAAATTATGATATTCCCGTTaggaaaaattgacaaaaaagtactaaacattttgtattttcgccaatttagtcataaaccttttaaattaaACGATTCGgccttaaaccttttcaccttttacaAATTCAGTTCTATTGGCCTGAAATTGTAAACGTAGACGTCGGCCGTCCCGCATGGCACCagcactaacgtggacaatttttaataatttttgttttatatttccttattctttttcttttctaggttcGGGTCGGCAACTGTGCCAttggtgccacataggacggccgaTGTCCACATCCACGGATTTTCGGTcaataagactgaattgataaaagatgaaaatacttAGAACTGAATCGACAAAAGTGCGAAAtgtttatgagttttttttttttttttacaactttcCTCTTCACGGATGCTTCTGACTTGTCTCGTGCACTGATCTTCAAAAGTAGTTTTAGCAGGAGTTTTCTCCCAATGTCTATCCCCCCAAAAAACTAATAGAGATTGAATCGCCATCTTAATCACGTATAACCAATTTCTTGTCTTGCATCAGCAAAAGTCAAAAATGTTAGGGGTGGCGCGAAAATAACAACACTGTATTAAGCCCCCATTAGAGCTGCTATCACAATCATTGCATGAGTCACAGGTGCACGATTTCAATTAAAAAACAGGAACACCGTGAGATTACGCATAAATTCTACCCTCCTGATCAATTAGTAGCCAAGTTAAAAGAGGGGAATGAACCCAACTTCCCCAAATGCGGATCTAGTTTTCTTGTGTCAAGAAGAAACCAATCAAAACATGAAGCACGTGCACAGGAAGCTGATTCTCACACTGCTTGCAGTTCTCATCTTCCCTCTCTGCTTCAACCCAATTGAAGCGGCGAAAACTGGTAGCAAGCACTTTGTGCTGGTCCACGGGGCGTGTCACGGAGCGTGGTGCTGGTACAAGGTGGCGACGCCGCTGAGATCGTCCGGCCACACCGTCACGACGGTCGATTTGGGCGCTTCTGGCATCGACCCGGATCGGGCTAGCTCGCTCCGATCGATTTCCGACTACTTCAAGCCCCTAAGAGATGTCATGGAAGGTCTATCGTCAACCGAGCGAGTGATACTTGCCGGGCACAGCTTTGGTGGACTGGCTCTTTCTCATGTCATGGAGAGATACCCAGAGAAGATTGTGGTTGCTGTGTTTGTCACAGCCTTGATGCCTGGTCCGATCCTTAATGTCACTACGGTCTACGCCGAGGTACGATCATTTCAAATTGCTACTATTGTCGATGTGATTTCCTCCATTCAATTCAGGTGACATAGCACatagtaaaacaaacaaaatcagtACATAAACTacctaaaatcaatcaattctgtggcatttcatttcatttggtAACTTCTCCCTTTGATTTTATTCCAAAGAAGtcaaaactaataaaaaaaaagcagttatttcctctaggggtgagcaaatcggactaCTCGGACCGAGATCGGGACCGCTCGAATCGGACCGGGACcagtggtccggttcccggttctagagaaagtggtccggttcccggttctagggtcctAGGACTGGACCGCCCGAATCGGACtagtcagatttttttttttttttaaagttacccTATCTTTACTTGTTAAGGATGTCTAAGAAATTTTACTAAATTGAGAAGCTATTGACACTCTCTATTTTGTATTCTCCTATGGAGAAGTCTTTTTAGTTACAtcctgttttattttttgaaagcaaCCAAGGTCATGTGCTCCATGTTAGGAAtaatgcataatttttttttttgcatgtgtccGGTCCAATTGAACCGctcgggaaccggatcggaccggtggtccggctCCCGGTTCcagaaaattgagaaccgagaccaccagtccggttctcggttcttgaggagAATCAGACCGGATCGGGACCTGATCACCCCTAATTTCCTCAATTAATTGCTGTGAATTGACTTTTCTGCTGTTTCTTCTGATCGAAGACATTGACAAGAGTAGGTTCGTTTGGAGACAGCCGCTTTAGCTATGACAATGGGCCAAACAACCCTCCGACTGCCTTCACTTTCGGCCCACTGTTCTTGGCCTCAAGGGCCTATCAACTCAGCCCAATTCAGGTACggcaaaaattctcaaaatcaatcaaattgaagcttctctttcgtgaaaaaaaaaaatctttctcgTAGGATTGGACGTTGGCCAACACCTTGATGAGACCGACACGCTTCTTCAGCTACGGGGACTTGACGAGGGAAATAACGTTGTCCAACCGAAATTACGGGTCCGTCGGAAGGGTTGCTGTTATATCCGAGGATGATAAGCTTATTGACAAGGACTTCATGTTGTGGATGATCAAGGGGAATCCACCGGACCAAGTGCTAGAGATCAAAGGGTCAGATCATATGGTCATGATATCCAAGCCCACCCAATTGCTGGTCCTCCTTGAACACATTGCCAATTCTACCCACGTCTAATATGTAGTGGCCTTCTATTAGACCTCTAAGAAATGAGTTATGACCTCATGTCTTGACTCATATATGATGGGCTTAACTGTTACTTGTactagttatattcaataaatcgATCACAAATAAGTTTAAATATAAtgtgagtatttttttttttgggtcgaaacataatatgagtgttaaatgaAACATAAATGGATTGTAAACGGGTAGTTTATAACTTATTGAGACCGAACTCACCTTAtaactctcttttcattctctctccccttcGCTCACTCTGTACTCTCATCTCAATTTAGGTGTGAATTTTcttagatttgattaaatatagaagtggtTCTATGAATATATGTTGGTCGAATATAAGTTGCTAGATTTGCATTGTAATAAATAGatcataaataaattaaatggaTTTATTTAGGTCGAATTATGTTTTATCAAACCCAACTCACTCAATCCACTCATAAGATTACCATGCCATAACGATATGTTCTTATTTAGAATTGGATTAATCAAAAGAAATCTGGCATGCGTATTATTGGATGTAGGTATAAACAATGGGCTTAATCGCAAGCTCGATTCATATGATCATTTTATTCAAATGGCTAGCCTCCCCTATCTCCACCACGAGCCCTTCGACTGCAGCAGAGTTAGCGACCGCACCGTCGGATGTTGAGTAGCCGGTGAGGGTGGCGAGGTCGATGAGCGGGATGCCTTCGGCTGGAGTGGCTGCGAGCTAGGGCCTGCGCTCGACGTCTTGTATGAAGGCCGGATCGACctctcccattttctttttctcgataAAGATCGAGAGTGTGATCTTGGGCTAATTGTGAGTTTGTGACTGATCAGGAAagatcaaatctttttttttttttttttttgtgccgcGGGTGACATTGATGCAGTTATAGAGGAGCATATCTATAGTGGAAATGGTGGCGGCTGATGGACGATTGAACCTGGACGAAGGTGACTATGGAGTGACAAGGACGGTGTCCGAACATGTAGAAAATTATGAGGAGAAATACAAGATGAGTACATAGAGTTTCGTGAATCTTGACGTAAGAGCTTGCATTACTTATCGAGGTAGTTTTGTTCGTGGAGTTTGTGGTAAATAATTGATTCCTGATTTTCATCATATATTGTTGAAAAGTATTTGAGAGGTGACGCAATGGGTGCACAAGATAATCGTGAGCAAAATGTGCTAAAAAAATCTTATACATATTATAtggatatcaatttagttataaactttttgatttgcccaatttagtcataaaccttttgataatttaccaaTGCAGTCCTTcccaattttgacaaaaaatcgtTGATATGGACACCGGTAATTTTACGTGGCATGATTGGCGCCGACGgggtaaattttgaaaaatcatttaaaaattttcaaattttttttttatttttatgtttaccTCTAATCGACAGGTCAACGGAGGTTACCGGCCCAGGTGAGGGTGCCGTTGCCCTCGCCGAATCTGGGTAGGGGTAAGCAATGCCCTCACCTGATCTGGTTAGCATGGGCATGCCCAAATCCAGCGAGGGCCCACGAGCCATTGCCCAATGATCGGCAAGGGTGATGTGGCCctcattaaaagaaaagaaaaaatattaaaaatgaaaaaaaatgagaaggaaaactagaaaaattattaaatgtaTTGCAAAATTTATCCATGACAGTGCcagccatgccacgtaagacagtcaatattcacgtcagcgatttacagctaaaattgatcaaaaagaataaattgacaaattgtcaaattattttgccttaaattgatcaaattaaaagtttatgattgaattaacattcGTACGACAATTTTATGacattcttttttcaattatccCGAAATATGTGATGAGCTAGGGCCGCTAGGCTGTCTCTTCCTGATTGCTTGTTGTCCAATTCTTAGCTCAAAGGAGAAGAAATTTCCGATAAACGACTTTTCTTTGGACAATATTTCGACCTCATGCCAGTATACGCTGAGTGAATGACAAAAACAACACGGCATCGAATTCGTGCAACTCAAATCACATTGACAGTGGACTGTGATACTCAAAGAAGTAGAAGCTTTTCTCTTTAAGCTCCGTTTTGTTTTATCGAAAATggttgatttgaaaaatat
It encodes the following:
- the LOC115735578 gene encoding flavanone 3-dioxygenase 1-like isoform X2; the protein is MGEVNPAFIQDAEHRPKLAATQAEGIPLIELGALTGHSPSDGAVTDTVAIEGLVAEIGEACKKWGFFAVVNHGVVAEKRERIEREAREFFAQGPEEKRKVRRDEKNTLGYYETEHTKNVRDWKEVFDFTVTEPTLVPASHEDSEEGVIEWTNQWPEHPPGLREACEEYAQELEKLAHELMGLIARSLGLPANRFDDFFKDQTSFVRLNHYPPCPEPQLALGVGRHKDSGALTILAQDDVGGLEVKRKSDGEWVQVKPIPNAFIINVGDIIKVRERGAQSGGELGEREVLDSLLLHPATLYHGAATAGIDR
- the LOC115735578 gene encoding jasmonate-induced oxygenase 2-like isoform X1 is translated as MGEVNPAFIQDAEHRPKLAATQAEGIPLIELGALTGHSPSDGAVTDTVAIEGLVAEIGEACKKWGFFAVVNHGVVAEKRERIEREAREFFAQGPEEKRKVRRDEKNTLGYYETEHTKNVRDWKEVFDFTVTEPTLVPASHEDSEEGVIEWTNQWPEHPPGLREACEEYAQELEKLAHELMGLIARSLGLPANRFDDFFKDQTSFVRLNHYPPCPEPQLALGVGRHKDSGALTILAQDDVGGLEVKRKSDGEWVQVKPIPNAFIINVGDIIKVWSNERYESVEHRVVVNSEKERFSIPFFFTPPHYTMVQPLQELTDEHNPPKYRPYNWGKFLVTRKASNFKKLDVENLQIQHFRI
- the LOC115735579 gene encoding jasmonate-induced oxygenase 2-like, producing MGEVDPAFIQDVEHRPKLAAPQAEGIPLIDLTALTSYSPSDGSAVAASTAVERLVAEIGDACKKWGFFAVVNHGVAVEKRERIEREAREFFGQGLEEKKKVRRDEKTALGYYETEHTKNVRDWKEVFDFTVQETTLVPASHKDGEEGVIEWTNQWPEYPPGLREACEEYAQELEKLAHELMGLIARSLGLPTNRFDEFFEDQTSLVRLNHYPPCPAPHLALGVGRHKDSGALTILAQDEVGGLEVKRKSDGEWVQVKPIPNAFVINVGDVIQVWSNEAYESVEHRVTVNSEKERFSIPFFFRPPHYTMVQPLKELTDKHNPPKYRPYNWGKFYATRKASNFKKLDVENIQIRHFRI